A region from the Sandaracinus amylolyticus genome encodes:
- a CDS encoding FG-GAP repeat domain-containing protein: MHRIAPIPCLVIAMLTLHVAGCDCGGAPPAGRPCDRTSDCPTGFECIDGECFGGNDSDAAVCDDGRAPCGSSCCGVDRVCNAGVCALDCGDRVMCDRTCCGDGEECVDGARCAIECADEAQRCGASGELCCASGEACLGDACVMLGDACERTEECEIDAFCEPTLMRCVPRDAVDVCEFRPPVGEFSPRVACQWRPPAAYAAYQDVVMTPSVLNLTDDDGDGVTDTRDIPDVVFAAFDRPTDGCCSTRARLVIASGACNADGTMTTHAMLDAPFIDNSGGIALGNLDPESDAANRAPEIVATYRAESPARNGVIAWRRVSADGSAWTELWRRDGVPSTDQSSAGAQPSLADVNSDGQPDVVIGNLVLNGLTGATVWDGNVTVGTSSGVGNNAFLGPVSTIADVDLDGVMEVIAGNTVYDGRTGAEEWSYAYTTMGSPCGGGTVPCDGYNGVGNFDGDREGEVVIVRQGEVFVLNPDGSLLHRVAVPRVSCANNESGPPTIADFDGDGRPEIGTAGADYYVVVDLDCLATPMPAGCDSPGILWKVRNQDCSSRATGSSVFDFEGDGAAEVIYADEVSFRIFDGRTGTILYEDGTHRSNTRLEMPIVVDVDNDGKSEVVIPEPNPGTPGAGGIEIWEDVDNNWVRTRRVWNQHSYHVTNISEDGQVPRLEEANWLSSRLNNFRQNVQPGGLFDAPDLQITSIVVGECISSGVLRIAITVTNRGALGVAPGIPVWVRATPMDGTEVDLGVHRTTTTLLPGRSETIVLTWDLGAPFAFETFTVRAKVDDDGTGVGVYNECVEDNNEITSEPLMTCSFG, from the coding sequence GTGCACCGCATCGCGCCGATCCCCTGCCTCGTGATCGCAATGCTCACGCTCCACGTCGCGGGCTGCGACTGCGGAGGTGCCCCGCCGGCCGGTCGGCCCTGCGATCGCACGAGCGACTGCCCGACCGGCTTCGAGTGCATCGACGGCGAGTGCTTCGGGGGCAACGACTCGGACGCCGCGGTCTGCGACGACGGTCGCGCGCCGTGCGGCTCGAGCTGCTGCGGCGTCGATCGCGTCTGCAACGCAGGCGTGTGCGCGCTCGACTGCGGCGATCGCGTGATGTGCGATCGCACCTGCTGCGGCGACGGCGAGGAGTGCGTCGACGGCGCGCGGTGCGCGATCGAGTGCGCGGACGAAGCGCAGCGATGTGGCGCGAGCGGCGAGCTCTGCTGCGCGAGCGGCGAGGCGTGCCTCGGTGATGCGTGCGTGATGCTCGGCGATGCCTGCGAGCGCACCGAGGAGTGCGAGATCGACGCGTTCTGCGAGCCCACGCTGATGCGCTGCGTGCCGCGCGACGCGGTCGACGTGTGCGAGTTCCGTCCGCCCGTCGGTGAGTTCTCGCCGCGCGTCGCGTGCCAGTGGCGCCCGCCCGCGGCCTACGCGGCGTACCAGGACGTCGTGATGACGCCCTCGGTGCTCAACCTCACCGACGACGACGGCGACGGCGTGACCGACACCCGCGACATCCCCGACGTCGTGTTCGCCGCGTTCGATCGGCCGACCGACGGATGTTGCTCGACGCGCGCGCGCCTCGTGATCGCGAGCGGTGCGTGCAACGCGGACGGGACGATGACGACCCACGCGATGCTCGATGCGCCGTTCATCGACAACTCGGGCGGGATCGCGCTGGGCAACCTCGATCCCGAGAGCGACGCCGCGAACCGCGCGCCCGAGATCGTCGCGACCTACCGCGCGGAGTCGCCCGCTCGCAACGGCGTGATCGCGTGGCGGCGCGTCAGCGCGGACGGCTCCGCGTGGACCGAGCTGTGGCGCCGCGACGGCGTGCCGAGCACCGATCAGAGCAGTGCCGGTGCGCAGCCGTCGCTCGCCGACGTGAACTCCGACGGCCAGCCCGACGTCGTGATCGGCAACCTCGTGCTGAACGGCCTGACCGGCGCGACCGTCTGGGACGGCAACGTCACGGTCGGGACGAGCTCGGGCGTCGGCAACAACGCGTTCCTCGGGCCGGTCTCCACGATCGCCGACGTCGATCTCGACGGCGTGATGGAGGTGATCGCGGGCAACACCGTCTACGACGGCCGCACCGGCGCCGAGGAATGGTCGTACGCGTACACGACGATGGGCTCGCCGTGCGGCGGCGGCACGGTGCCGTGCGACGGCTACAACGGCGTCGGCAACTTCGACGGCGATCGCGAGGGTGAGGTCGTGATCGTGCGGCAGGGCGAGGTGTTCGTGCTGAACCCCGACGGGTCGCTGCTGCATCGAGTCGCGGTGCCGCGCGTGTCGTGCGCGAACAACGAGAGCGGCCCTCCGACGATCGCGGACTTCGACGGCGATGGACGCCCCGAGATCGGCACCGCGGGCGCCGACTACTACGTCGTCGTCGACCTCGACTGCCTCGCGACGCCGATGCCCGCGGGCTGCGACTCGCCCGGCATCCTGTGGAAGGTGCGCAACCAGGACTGCTCGAGCCGCGCCACGGGCTCGAGCGTGTTCGACTTCGAGGGCGACGGCGCGGCGGAGGTGATCTACGCGGACGAGGTCAGCTTCCGCATCTTCGACGGACGCACCGGCACGATCCTCTACGAGGACGGTACGCACCGCAGCAACACGCGCCTCGAGATGCCGATCGTCGTCGACGTCGACAACGACGGGAAGAGCGAGGTCGTCATCCCCGAGCCGAACCCCGGCACGCCGGGCGCAGGCGGCATCGAGATCTGGGAGGACGTCGACAACAACTGGGTGCGCACCCGGCGCGTGTGGAACCAGCACAGCTATCACGTGACGAACATCAGCGAGGACGGTCAGGTCCCGCGCCTCGAAGAGGCGAACTGGCTCAGCTCGCGCCTCAACAACTTCCGGCAGAACGTGCAGCCCGGTGGGCTCTTCGACGCGCCGGATCTGCAGATCACGTCGATCGTCGTCGGCGAGTGCATCTCGAGCGGCGTCCTGCGCATCGCGATCACCGTGACGAACCGCGGCGCGCTCGGCGTCGCGCCGGGGATCCCGGTGTGGGTGCGCGCGACGCCGATGGACGGCACCGAGGTCGACCTCGGCGTGCACCGCACCACGACGACGCTGCTGCCGGGGCGCTCCGAGACGATCGTCCTGACGTGGGATCTCGGCGCGCCGTTCGCGTTCGAGACGTTCACGGTGCGCGCGAAGGTCGACGACGACGGGACCGGCGTCGGCGTCTACAACGAGTGCGTCGAGGACAACAACGAGATCACGAGCGAGCCGCTGATGACGTGCTCGTTCGGGTGA
- a CDS encoding CapA family protein codes for MTRRAIGVLAAIVAGCGGSIEPSAPTPAITETPIAAVAPTPTARRVVISAAGDLVLNALAMSSVRAHGDEAAGYRALLDGYARAVRDDEIVYLNLEMPLVDDVIPLEPGWAPSATRESRAPVLGGTIALAGVLASIGVDVVGVANNHAYDQGYEGLRRTLAALDDARVAHAGTSSEGLERALEPVILERDGARVAWISATVQLNRRARGAGVIHLGRTSPIERIERAIRDARARADVVVVAPHWGRDFAMRADSEQRALARAFVDAGADVVLGTGPHVLHEVARVPSARGEAIVAYSLGNVASGMGRAYRVGHEPPERVHPANVRAEGRDGLVLRVAMTLDDDGAITIERVEGIPLWTENDFLADPDAVPHVRVVPLDEAAREVRAEREPAMRAALGDAIELVSIAR; via the coding sequence ATGACGAGACGCGCGATCGGCGTGCTCGCGGCGATCGTCGCCGGATGCGGCGGGAGCATCGAGCCGAGCGCGCCGACACCGGCGATCACCGAGACACCGATCGCCGCGGTCGCTCCGACGCCCACGGCGCGACGCGTCGTGATCTCCGCCGCAGGTGATCTCGTGCTGAACGCGCTCGCGATGTCGTCGGTGCGCGCGCACGGCGACGAGGCCGCGGGATATCGCGCGCTGCTCGACGGATACGCGCGCGCCGTGCGCGACGACGAGATCGTGTACCTGAACCTCGAGATGCCGCTCGTCGACGACGTGATCCCGCTCGAGCCGGGATGGGCGCCTTCCGCGACCCGCGAGTCGCGCGCGCCGGTGCTCGGCGGGACGATCGCGCTCGCAGGCGTGCTCGCGTCGATCGGCGTCGACGTCGTCGGTGTCGCGAACAACCACGCGTACGATCAGGGCTACGAGGGCCTGCGTCGCACGCTCGCCGCGCTCGACGACGCGCGCGTCGCGCACGCGGGCACGTCGTCCGAGGGCCTCGAGCGCGCGCTCGAGCCGGTGATCCTCGAGCGCGACGGAGCGCGCGTGGCGTGGATCTCCGCGACGGTGCAGCTCAACCGGCGCGCCCGCGGCGCGGGCGTGATCCACCTCGGCCGCACCTCGCCGATCGAGCGCATCGAGCGCGCGATCCGCGACGCACGCGCGCGCGCCGACGTCGTCGTGGTCGCGCCGCACTGGGGACGCGACTTCGCGATGCGTGCCGACTCCGAGCAGCGCGCGCTCGCGCGCGCGTTCGTCGATGCGGGCGCGGACGTCGTCCTCGGCACCGGGCCGCACGTGCTGCACGAGGTCGCGCGCGTCCCGAGCGCGCGCGGCGAGGCGATCGTCGCGTACTCGCTGGGCAACGTCGCGAGCGGGATGGGCCGCGCGTACCGCGTCGGGCACGAACCGCCGGAGCGCGTGCACCCCGCGAACGTGCGCGCCGAGGGGCGCGACGGCCTCGTGCTGCGCGTCGCGATGACGCTCGACGACGACGGCGCGATCACGATCGAGCGCGTCGAGGGGATCCCGCTGTGGACCGAGAACGACTTCCTCGCCGATCCCGACGCGGTGCCGCACGTGCGCGTCGTGCCGCTCGACGAGGCCGCGCGCGAGGTGCGCGCCGAGCGCGAGCCGGCCATGCGCGCCGCGCTCGGCGATGCGATCGAGCTCGTCTCGATCGCGCGATGA
- a CDS encoding polyprenyl synthetase family protein, with the protein MDGGAWYEPLLAPVRPTVQAALRDVSDVLEGDPWSVPRTGLGGALALQVARGFGRAGSRRARRLCASSIEAWNQRVHRPRRDALDRAVARDTRDFLRAWSRFVRDDDARAQRVVARLSPAWSAEAPVPEAVIFLRAAIAAGVVLGEVSDEVHAQLDAFATWTALAWEARQGTLDRARWEGALDAIGARAPFTSDAESHARREAHAALAPWTDHRTASVLRALLDRLPSGPAAPREPEAWLPAIAPEPAPAARPARRGGCALDRFVDAHGRNVEHAIAALAGGAPPRTRGAIEYLRRQGGKRLRPFLVLASTRACGGDPEWALREGAIVEWLHQTSLVIDDVLDGATLRRGGPTLHHATSVPFATAVALQLLARLAMAARDLPGESRVLVADTAAALAEGEWSEMRHTGDPAISITTYCRVIEAKTARLFATACALGGLAARATPASLRALTRAGREAGLAFQIVDDLLDAIGDEAELGKRRGTDLRARKATLPTLLLRDALPPTERGRLEALIRGERACTDAEVAWAAARIEELGVDVRCRERASAHRSRALAELARLPDREGAALLEALFTRCVQRRA; encoded by the coding sequence GTGGACGGGGGCGCCTGGTACGAACCGCTGCTCGCGCCCGTGCGGCCGACGGTGCAGGCGGCGCTGCGCGACGTGAGCGACGTGCTCGAGGGCGACCCGTGGTCGGTGCCGCGCACCGGGCTCGGCGGCGCGCTCGCGCTGCAGGTCGCGCGCGGGTTCGGTCGCGCGGGATCGCGGCGCGCGCGGCGGCTGTGCGCATCGTCGATCGAGGCGTGGAACCAGCGCGTGCATCGCCCGCGTCGTGACGCGCTCGATCGCGCGGTGGCGCGCGACACCCGCGACTTCCTGCGCGCGTGGTCGCGCTTCGTGCGCGACGACGATGCGCGTGCGCAGCGCGTCGTCGCGCGGCTGAGCCCGGCGTGGAGCGCCGAGGCGCCGGTGCCCGAGGCGGTGATCTTCCTGCGCGCCGCGATCGCGGCGGGCGTCGTCCTCGGCGAGGTGAGCGACGAGGTGCACGCGCAGCTCGATGCGTTCGCGACGTGGACCGCGCTCGCGTGGGAGGCGCGACAGGGCACGCTCGATCGCGCGCGCTGGGAAGGCGCGCTCGATGCGATCGGCGCGCGCGCTCCCTTCACGTCCGACGCCGAGTCGCACGCGCGGCGCGAGGCGCACGCCGCGCTCGCGCCCTGGACCGATCATCGCACCGCGAGCGTGCTGCGCGCGCTCCTCGATCGACTGCCCTCGGGGCCCGCCGCACCGCGCGAGCCCGAGGCGTGGCTGCCCGCGATCGCGCCCGAGCCCGCGCCGGCCGCACGTCCGGCGCGGCGCGGTGGGTGCGCGCTCGATCGATTCGTCGATGCGCATGGACGCAACGTCGAGCACGCGATCGCGGCGCTCGCCGGTGGCGCGCCGCCGCGCACACGCGGCGCGATCGAGTACCTCCGGCGCCAGGGCGGCAAGCGACTGCGTCCGTTCCTCGTGCTCGCGAGCACGCGCGCGTGTGGAGGCGATCCCGAGTGGGCCCTTCGAGAGGGCGCGATCGTCGAGTGGCTGCACCAGACGTCGCTGGTGATCGACGACGTGCTCGACGGGGCGACGCTGCGCCGCGGAGGTCCGACGCTCCACCACGCGACGAGCGTCCCGTTCGCGACGGCGGTCGCGCTGCAGCTGCTCGCGCGCCTCGCGATGGCGGCGCGCGATCTCCCGGGCGAGAGCCGCGTGCTCGTCGCCGACACCGCGGCGGCGCTCGCGGAGGGCGAGTGGTCGGAGATGCGCCACACCGGCGATCCGGCGATCTCGATCACGACGTACTGCCGCGTCATCGAGGCGAAGACCGCGCGCCTCTTCGCGACCGCGTGCGCGCTGGGTGGGCTCGCCGCGCGCGCGACGCCCGCGAGCCTCCGCGCGCTCACGCGCGCCGGTCGCGAGGCGGGGCTCGCGTTCCAGATCGTCGACGACCTGCTCGACGCGATCGGTGACGAGGCCGAGCTCGGCAAGCGCCGCGGCACCGATCTGCGCGCGCGGAAGGCGACGCTGCCGACGCTGCTCCTGCGCGATGCGCTGCCGCCGACCGAGCGCGGGCGGCTCGAGGCGCTGATCCGCGGCGAGCGTGCGTGCACCGATGCCGAGGTCGCGTGGGCGGCCGCGCGCATCGAGGAGCTCGGCGTCGACGTGCGATGCCGCGAGCGCGCCAGCGCGCATCGGTCACGCGCGCTCGCCGAGCTCGCGCGGCTCCCCGATCGCGAGGGAGCCGCGCTGCTCGAGGCGCTGTTCACGCGATGCGTGCAGCGCCGCGCGTGA
- a CDS encoding YciI family protein: protein MTYLLLIYEVETDWQSKSEAQRNADLGEYMAVSKLPQAKGGNALQPVATAKTVRVRDGKMLTTDGPFAETREQLGGYYVVEAKDFEEACAIAAKIPAARNGSIEVRPVMKYS from the coding sequence GTGACCTATCTGCTCCTGATCTACGAGGTCGAGACCGATTGGCAGAGCAAGAGCGAGGCGCAGCGGAACGCCGACCTCGGCGAGTACATGGCCGTCAGCAAGCTGCCGCAGGCGAAGGGCGGCAACGCGCTCCAGCCGGTCGCGACCGCGAAGACGGTGCGCGTGCGCGACGGCAAGATGCTCACGACGGATGGGCCGTTCGCGGAGACGCGCGAGCAGCTCGGCGGCTACTACGTCGTGGAGGCGAAGGACTTCGAGGAGGCGTGCGCGATCGCGGCGAAGATTCCCGCGGCGCGCAACGGCTCGATCGAGGTGCGCCCGGTGATGAAGTACTCGTGA
- a CDS encoding RNA polymerase sigma factor, whose amino-acid sequence MSDVRDIVASVHREEWGRVVASLVRTTRDLDLAEEAAQDAFEDALAQWPSEGVPRVPRAWLITSARRKAIDRIRRRALFREKARELAALQERLEVPSPDDIDTPVIDDDVLRLVFTCCHPALPPEAQVALTLRTLLGLETEEIARAFLVPIPTMAQRLVRAKAKLREANVPYEVPGEDELPARLEAVIAAIYLVFNEGYAATQGDDLIRHELCAEAIRLGRLLVERWPARPEPAALLALMLLTDARRAARVGAGGELVLLEDQDRSKWDHAAIDEGHALVERALRARPVHAYAVQAAIAAVHARAERAEDTDWAQIVELYEVLQRIASSPVIALNAAAASAFVHGPARALAQMEALREELAGYHLFHAARADLLRRMGRLDDAASAYREALACVGNAPERRFLEQRLRALGRA is encoded by the coding sequence GTGTCCGACGTGCGCGACATCGTCGCCTCGGTGCATCGCGAGGAGTGGGGGCGTGTCGTCGCCTCGCTCGTCCGCACCACGCGCGACCTCGATCTCGCGGAGGAGGCCGCGCAGGACGCGTTCGAGGACGCGCTCGCGCAGTGGCCCTCCGAGGGCGTGCCTCGCGTTCCGCGTGCGTGGTTGATCACGTCCGCGCGGCGCAAGGCGATCGATCGCATCCGGCGGCGCGCGCTCTTCCGCGAGAAGGCGCGCGAGCTCGCCGCGTTGCAGGAGCGGCTCGAGGTGCCCTCACCCGACGACATCGACACGCCGGTGATCGACGACGACGTGCTGCGGCTCGTGTTCACCTGCTGTCACCCGGCGCTGCCGCCGGAGGCGCAGGTGGCGCTCACGCTGCGCACGCTGCTCGGGCTCGAGACCGAGGAGATCGCGCGCGCGTTCCTCGTGCCGATCCCTACGATGGCGCAGCGCCTGGTGCGCGCGAAGGCGAAGCTGCGCGAGGCGAACGTGCCCTACGAGGTGCCGGGCGAGGACGAGCTCCCGGCGCGCCTCGAGGCGGTGATCGCGGCGATCTACCTCGTGTTCAACGAGGGCTACGCAGCGACCCAGGGCGACGATCTGATCCGTCACGAGCTGTGCGCCGAGGCGATCCGGCTCGGGCGGCTGCTCGTCGAGCGCTGGCCGGCGCGGCCCGAGCCCGCGGCGCTGCTCGCGCTGATGTTGCTCACCGACGCGCGACGCGCCGCCCGTGTCGGTGCCGGCGGCGAGCTCGTGCTCCTCGAAGATCAGGATCGATCGAAGTGGGATCACGCTGCGATCGACGAGGGGCACGCGCTGGTGGAGCGCGCGCTGCGGGCGCGGCCGGTGCACGCGTACGCGGTGCAGGCCGCGATCGCGGCGGTGCACGCGCGCGCCGAGCGCGCGGAGGACACCGACTGGGCGCAGATCGTCGAGCTCTACGAGGTCCTGCAGCGCATCGCGTCGTCGCCGGTGATCGCGCTCAACGCAGCGGCGGCGAGCGCGTTCGTGCACGGCCCGGCGCGCGCGCTCGCGCAGATGGAGGCGCTGCGCGAGGAGCTCGCGGGCTATCACTTGTTCCACGCCGCGCGTGCCGATCTGCTCCGGCGGATGGGGCGCCTCGACGACGCGGCGAGCGCGTATCGCGAGGCGCTGGCGTGCGTCGGGAATGCACCGGAGCGCCGCTTCCTCGAGCAGCGGCTTCGGGCGCTCGGGCGCGCATGA
- a CDS encoding Dickkopf N-terminal cysteine-rich domain-containing protein, whose amino-acid sequence MGSIAVCAACVLVLVACGDDDGAPGADAGNDAGVDGGPVENDDAGAPDSGSPDAGLDTDALLARMRARFCGTRANLTCDAAFDCECDRGERPDLASCLTTETQRCYASMIQPLREHLESGRVTVDLAALDACEARMRDNLGAACSGNVDDLAEWCARFLMDEVAEGEECASPLVRCLDGEGTCANEAGTCERAPALGETCTFTCRGDLVCRGGTCAERADVGETCEADSDCAGTALCVEGTCAASRVAVGGACDATSECTGGALCDEGECVMADPTAGCEDDSTCGALTTCEPYSAQHCVGRGSVAIGGACLVDEQCAPGAYCEGYSTCAARVAIGENCDRSAMCADGYCDVGSPSATCVAPAAEGEGCDAPIGHLGQVCADGLVCVGSTCRTPPAEGQPCGDQNECATGLVCGTGNRCRTPIALGAACDVTAPQSPCVAGAFCDAGTCAAARAANASCDGVPGECGTGLACLDIATPHTFVCTPLPGAGELCAIECVSDSLCVFGPFGGRCQNPVCNAIPAPPPPF is encoded by the coding sequence GTGGGTTCGATCGCGGTGTGCGCCGCGTGTGTGCTCGTGCTCGTCGCGTGTGGCGACGACGATGGCGCGCCCGGCGCGGACGCCGGCAACGATGCCGGCGTGGACGGCGGGCCCGTCGAGAACGACGACGCCGGGGCACCGGACTCGGGCTCGCCCGACGCGGGGCTCGACACCGACGCGCTCCTCGCTCGCATGCGCGCCCGGTTCTGCGGCACGCGCGCGAACCTGACGTGCGACGCCGCGTTCGACTGCGAGTGCGATCGCGGCGAGCGCCCCGACCTCGCGTCGTGCCTGACGACCGAGACGCAGCGCTGCTACGCCTCGATGATCCAGCCGCTGCGCGAGCACCTCGAGTCGGGCCGCGTCACCGTGGACCTCGCCGCCCTCGACGCGTGCGAGGCGCGCATGCGCGACAACCTCGGCGCCGCGTGCAGCGGGAACGTCGACGACCTCGCGGAGTGGTGCGCGCGCTTCCTGATGGACGAAGTCGCGGAGGGCGAGGAGTGCGCGTCGCCGCTCGTGCGCTGCCTCGACGGCGAGGGGACCTGCGCGAACGAGGCCGGCACCTGCGAGCGCGCGCCGGCCCTCGGTGAGACGTGCACCTTCACGTGCCGCGGCGACCTCGTGTGTCGCGGCGGGACGTGCGCGGAGCGCGCCGACGTCGGCGAGACCTGCGAAGCCGACTCGGACTGCGCGGGCACCGCGCTCTGCGTCGAGGGCACGTGCGCGGCGTCGCGCGTCGCGGTCGGCGGCGCGTGCGACGCGACGAGCGAGTGCACCGGCGGCGCGCTGTGCGACGAAGGCGAGTGCGTGATGGCGGACCCGACGGCGGGCTGCGAGGACGACTCGACGTGCGGCGCGCTCACGACGTGCGAGCCGTACTCCGCGCAGCACTGCGTCGGCCGCGGCTCGGTCGCGATCGGCGGCGCGTGTCTCGTCGACGAGCAGTGCGCGCCCGGCGCGTACTGCGAGGGCTACAGCACGTGCGCGGCGCGCGTCGCGATCGGCGAGAATTGCGATCGCTCCGCGATGTGCGCGGACGGCTACTGCGACGTCGGCTCGCCGTCGGCGACTTGCGTCGCGCCGGCCGCGGAGGGCGAGGGCTGCGACGCGCCGATCGGGCACCTCGGCCAGGTCTGCGCGGACGGGCTCGTGTGCGTCGGCAGCACCTGCCGCACTCCTCCCGCCGAGGGCCAGCCCTGCGGTGATCAGAACGAGTGCGCGACGGGCCTCGTGTGCGGCACCGGCAACCGCTGCCGCACGCCGATCGCGCTCGGCGCGGCGTGCGACGTGACCGCGCCCCAGAGCCCGTGCGTCGCGGGCGCGTTCTGCGACGCGGGCACCTGCGCGGCCGCGCGCGCGGCGAACGCGAGCTGCGACGGTGTCCCCGGCGAGTGCGGCACCGGCCTCGCGTGCCTCGACATCGCCACCCCTCACACCTTCGTGTGCACGCCGCTGCCGGGCGCGGGCGAGCTCTGCGCGATCGAGTGCGTGTCCGACTCGCTCTGCGTGTTCGGCCCGTTCGGTGGGCGCTGTCAGAACCCGGTGTGCAACGCGATCCCCGCGCCGCCGCCGCCGTTCTGA
- a CDS encoding adenylate/guanylate cyclase domain-containing protein, whose translation MGAPAQTTRRERHRGERGLPLRPTLVTVVALLIVLGAGGVGLSAYVSSTQVVDGLFRDLATRIGAATTQRTLRYLEPAVPYAAMTAELADHGALAIDDEDALLAHFHAAVASNPSFTWASFARADGTYVAVQRAEEGRLRGTIRSQDADAFGALSGEGPTRWRELDATSTGFVVRDEHRGTYDARTRGWYQEAASREGGRWVRPFLFFTRRQPGFMYVMPLRDDAQLRGVFAVEYEISYLSEFLATLRVGENGRVYLLTHDGLVVAHPDGQVTEGEGDALAIARAASHPDVALREAFAAMEASGGAARWLADGGHFRFGEHLAMAHPFPGEHGMDLAVLVIAPEADFFGEVRRQGAIAVVIALVALILAVLAGVVFSNRISGALRVIADEMERIGRFELSDRPVSGDGSLVREVNDMTAVADRMKNGLRSFGKYVPRALVQELIGSGEEAVLGGRSRELTILFSDVAGFTSISEKLSPSELVEQLGEYLDALSSCVEREHGTVDKYIGDAIMAFWGAPRELSDHALRACRSALAMQQAARALDAKWQAEGKPPMKTRIGVNTGECVVGNIGSHERMNYTVMGDSVNLASRLEGLNGAYGTWIMLGETTADAVKSEMLVRPLDWVAVKGKARAILVHELLGTRASSSEAQRDGVERYREALDLYRARRFEEAAAAFERAREAFGGDDEPSAAMAQRCRAYVAEPPPSDWNGASVRHSK comes from the coding sequence ATGGGAGCGCCCGCGCAGACGACGCGTCGCGAGCGGCACCGCGGTGAGCGCGGCTTGCCGCTGCGGCCCACGCTCGTCACGGTCGTCGCGCTGCTGATCGTGCTCGGCGCGGGCGGCGTGGGGCTCTCGGCGTACGTGAGCTCGACGCAGGTCGTCGACGGGCTCTTCCGCGATCTCGCGACGCGCATCGGCGCCGCGACCACGCAGCGCACGCTGCGTTACCTCGAGCCCGCGGTGCCGTACGCCGCGATGACGGCGGAGCTCGCGGATCACGGCGCGCTCGCGATCGACGACGAGGACGCGCTGCTCGCGCACTTCCACGCGGCGGTCGCGTCGAACCCGTCGTTCACGTGGGCGTCGTTCGCGCGCGCCGACGGAACGTACGTCGCGGTGCAGCGCGCCGAGGAAGGACGCCTTCGCGGCACGATCCGCTCGCAGGATGCGGATGCGTTCGGGGCGCTCTCGGGCGAAGGTCCGACGCGGTGGCGCGAGCTCGACGCGACGAGCACCGGGTTCGTCGTGCGCGACGAGCATCGCGGCACCTACGACGCGCGCACGCGCGGCTGGTACCAGGAGGCCGCGTCGCGCGAGGGTGGGCGCTGGGTGCGCCCGTTCCTCTTCTTCACGCGTCGTCAGCCCGGCTTCATGTACGTGATGCCGCTGCGCGATGACGCGCAGCTGCGCGGCGTCTTCGCGGTCGAGTACGAGATCTCGTATCTGTCGGAGTTCCTCGCGACGCTGCGCGTCGGCGAGAACGGCCGCGTCTACCTGCTCACGCACGACGGGCTCGTCGTCGCGCATCCCGATGGACAGGTCACGGAAGGCGAGGGCGACGCGCTCGCGATCGCGCGCGCAGCCTCGCACCCCGACGTCGCGCTGCGCGAGGCGTTCGCGGCGATGGAGGCGAGCGGCGGCGCTGCGCGGTGGCTCGCGGACGGCGGGCACTTCCGGTTCGGCGAGCACCTCGCGATGGCGCACCCGTTCCCGGGCGAGCACGGGATGGATCTCGCGGTGCTCGTGATCGCGCCCGAGGCCGACTTCTTCGGCGAGGTACGTCGACAGGGCGCGATCGCGGTGGTGATCGCGCTCGTCGCGCTGATCCTCGCGGTGCTCGCGGGCGTGGTGTTCTCGAACCGCATCTCGGGCGCGCTGCGCGTCATCGCGGACGAGATGGAGCGCATCGGTCGCTTCGAGCTCAGCGATCGTCCGGTGTCGGGCGACGGCTCGCTGGTGCGCGAGGTGAACGACATGACCGCGGTCGCCGATCGGATGAAGAACGGGCTGCGATCGTTCGGCAAGTACGTGCCGCGCGCGCTGGTGCAGGAGCTGATCGGCAGCGGCGAGGAGGCGGTCCTCGGGGGTCGCAGCCGCGAGCTGACGATCCTCTTCAGCGACGTCGCGGGCTTCACGAGCATCTCGGAGAAGCTCTCGCCGTCGGAGCTCGTCGAGCAGCTCGGCGAGTACCTCGACGCGCTCTCGTCGTGCGTCGAGCGCGAGCACGGCACCGTCGACAAGTACATCGGCGACGCGATCATGGCGTTCTGGGGCGCGCCGCGAGAGCTCTCGGACCACGCGCTGCGCGCGTGCCGCTCCGCGCTGGCGATGCAGCAGGCGGCGCGCGCGCTCGACGCGAAGTGGCAGGCCGAGGGCAAGCCTCCGATGAAGACGCGCATCGGCGTGAACACCGGCGAGTGCGTCGTGGGCAACATCGGCTCGCACGAGCGCATGAACTACACGGTGATGGGCGACTCGGTGAACCTCGCGAGCCGCCTCGAGGGGCTCAACGGCGCGTACGGCACGTGGATCATGCTCGGCGAGACCACGGCCGACGCGGTGAAGAGCGAGATGCTGGTGCGCCCGCTCGACTGGGTCGCGGTGAAGGGCAAGGCGCGTGCGATCCTGGTGCACGAGCTGCTCGGCACGCGTGCGTCGTCGAGCGAGGCACAGCGCGACGGCGTGGAGCGCTACCGTGAGGCGCTCGATCTCTATCGTGCGCGCCGCTTCGAGGAGGCGGCGGCCGCGTTCGAGCGGGCGCGCGAGGCGTTCGGCGGTGACGACGAGCCCAGCGCGGCGATGGCGCAGCGCTGCCGCGCGTACGTCGCGGAGCCGCCCCCGAGCGACTGGAACGGTGCGTCGGTGCGCCACAGCAAATGA